Genomic segment of Vitis riparia cultivar Riparia Gloire de Montpellier isolate 1030 chromosome 19, EGFV_Vit.rip_1.0, whole genome shotgun sequence:
ATTGATCTAATCATGCTTGTATTGGATGTTTGAATTAATGTCATCAAAGAGATAAAGACGATTTTTCCATCATAGGTATTGTTTAATCcatgtattatataaaataaaaattaatgaaacaaaaataaagaatcaCATCAATATAAGTATCTTAAAACACTGTCAAGtttataacaattttcaaaatacatCCACTTACACTTCTTCAAAAGTTTCTTCTATCtccacaataaaaaaaaccctttaGGGCtacaccaaaaaaataaaaagatataatgGAGTCAATTACACTTCTTCAAATATATTGTCCACAGTCTCTCTCCAACGACTTGTGACCCAATTGTTTTTTAGCCACTGCatgaaaccaaaaaataaaaataaagtgttagATTATCTTGACTTCGTACTTGATCAAACAGATTCTTCATCAAATCcatatacataaaataaaaaattatacttactctgaaacattttccttgtacaaaTAGGTGTTGAAAAACAGATTTGGCATGAGGATGTGTGTCCcattccaccccatcccaccaCTCTTTGTCTCCTCTGATTTGCTTGAGGGGTGGTGTTGAAGCTCTTCTTTGGCCATCACCATCGTTTATGTGCACCGAAACCACAAAAAGGAGCCTTTTAAGCTTTCGACATTTCAATACTAAAAGATTTTGAAGGGAATCACAAGTCATTGTTCCCTTCCATATGCCTTTTAGTTTTGGTAGATCAACCAACTCCAAACATCGAAAGTTGGGAAAACAGAGGATGGGattattcttttcattaatgtcttcttcttctactcctACTATTATATTCTCCATTTGACTACAACTACGGACATAGATGTTTTGAAGGTTTTGGAGGTGGTTCTTCACTAACTCAGGCGTGAACAAGTGCTTGAGATTGTGACATTTACTCACGTATAAGTGCTTGAGACTGGAACAACGTACATTGTCTTTTGGTTTCAACTTGAAAAGAACCCTTAAGCTTGGCAATGAATCAAGAAACAATGAGTTTAATGAGTCAATGCAGTCCTCTACCCACCACAAGTATTTTATCCCCTCGCATTTTGATATCAAACATGCTTTTAAATCGGTGGCAATTTGGAGAGATGGAGAAACATCCAATAGGTTAGTGGGATCATTACATGTATATATCTGCAAAAATTGGACATTGGTAGGGAGCACAAGTTGGTAGTCATCATTGTCTTTCCCTCCTTCCGCCAGCTTACATTCCCACACTTCTACTTCTTTACAAAAACCATGTCGATTTCTTTGCGACCCTAGAAGCCTAGAATATTCCCTTCCACTTAATCGAACACGATAGTGAGTAAGTCTCCGGTAGTGTTGAGTCTTCATGTAGCTATTGAAATTGTGTAGGCTGGAGAAATTGACATCAAGGACCTCTAACTTTCTCAACCCACTCAGCTCTTCCACTCTTACATCCAGCAATTTCTCATCATCATGCCTTAGACACTGCAGTTGAAGAAGATTGGGAAGAAGTTTGGAAAGAGGATTGGGAAGTACTGTCTGGCGTGAATGGTATGAGATCCAACTGAAATGTTTGAGGATGACCAATTCCTCTATCCCATCAGGTATTGTTTCCATTTCATTCCAATTGAGATCCAACTCTCTCAATTCCTTAAGCTTTGCCAATGAACCTACCTGCTTTAATTCTCGACATTCACAAAGAATTAGAGCTCGAAGATTCACTATGTCATAAATAGAATCTGGTAGAAATGCAATGTTTGTGCATGACAGGTCCAGAACTCTAAGGCCTAGCATGTGCACAAAGAAGGAATTTGGAAGACCTTCATGTAAACCTTTAGGTGGATAAGAAAACTtgggtttttaaagaaaaaaggtGGAAAGCTTAGGGCAATTTGGTACAAATATCAAAGTTGAAAGATGGCTATCCATTAATGAAACTCTTTCTACATTATTTGACCATTCTATCTCGCTTGGCAAATCTTCCAGATTTCTTCCAGTTTTCACCATGAATCGAGAATTCTTTCTTGTTATGTTGATGGCCATGTCCCTGATCACATCATGCATCTTTACACATTTTCCATTCTCACATTtttccaacaaacacacattttcAAGTTTGTTCAGTATAGCATGCCCTCTATCACGCTCTGCTTGCCTACTTCCCATTTCTTCTACAAGTCCCTCAACAATCCAATATCTGATCAACAACACCCTTCTAATCTTATAATCTTCGGGAAACAATGCACAATACAACAAACattcttgaattttttcatcattcaagCAATTGTAGCtgaattccaatattttaaatacatcATTTTCCATGTTAATTGTGTGCCCTTTAACATGTTCCCTCAATTCATTCAATGCATTCCTCCATTCAGCAATGTCATATGCAACACTCATACTTCTAGCTGTTGTGACGATGGCAAGAGGTAAACCCGCACATTCCTTGACAATATCCTTggctattttttcttctttttggctAAGTGCATTGTATCGTTCAAGTGTTTTGTTGAAAAGCTCCCACGCTTCTTCCTCATAAAGAGGCTCCACTTTGATGATTTCTTTGCACCCCATTTTTAAGCACACTTCCCTTGATCTGGTGGTTATTATGAGTTTTCCTCCATCAACTCCAATTGGAATCCCAACCTCTCGTGGTGGATAAACCTCCCATACATCATCAAATATAAgaacaaatttcttttctttctgcaGTGCTTCAAATAATAAAGCAGATCTTAacctttcatcttcttcttttgataaatctaaatttattttctcagcAATAACATCTTGTAACTTGCGAATGCTTGAATCTTTTGATACAGTCACCCAATAGACAAGGCCGAAAGTatcttttttttccaaaaggaGATTGTGAATATGAGTAACAATAGTTGTTTTGCCGATCCCCCCCATTCCCCAAACTCCAATGCTTTGGATTTCATCTTTCTCTAAGCATGTCCAAAtcttctccaaatttcttttggttGTAGTTTCACCTATTAGTTGTGTTGTTAACAATGCCCTTCCTTCATCTCGAAGTACATCAATCAAAATCCCTTCAGGAAATCTACCGCGTTCAAGTAGCTCATCTATTTTTTCTATATGCTCTTCAGACTGCCTTAGAAACCCCAATCTTGAGAAAATTCTTCCCTTTCCAACTTCTTGCTCCATCCTTTCCAGATCATCTTTCATATTTTGCACTTCTTTCAACcaattttcaacttcttttttttctttctttcgcTGATATTGTGCATTTTGTAATTCAATTTTGACATCTTGTTCACGactcttcaatctctccattttctctttgaGAGTTTTGCAATTCTTATCAAGAATTTTGTGATAGTTGAAGCACTTAGAAATGGAGGGCCACATATCCTTCAATAGCCCAATGCTTGTTAGCACTGCTTCCACGTACTCCATTGTAAAAGACAACCTTATTATAAAAACCTATGTCATCAATACTTTGATTAACACAAGCAAATCTAGTAAGTCACACACCACAAATCTCTAATAAATTTGCCTTTTAAGAGTAAAGAATGAACAAAtcattaaaaaagttaaacctCAACGATAAAATTAATATCTTCTTAGGTTTATGGAAAAACTCAACATCTTCTTAGATTTATGCTGTAATAGTCATTTTGAGTGAATGAACTTATAGTTTATGTGTGCTCACTAATATaaggtgttgtttgttttttagctaaatagaaaaagttaaaatatttggttttttcttttcaactaaaagtaactcattgatatcaaccaacgtaattaaactaaacttacTGATAAAAAATTCACTTTAGTTAAGTTGGTTAATATCAACAAGGTACTTTtagcttaataaaaaaaactaaatattttagctttttctattcaaccaaaaaacaaacaccaccttagtcttcctagatctttctctctctgtctATCTATTCATCTATCctccctctatatatatatatatatatatatatatatatatatatatatatatatatatatatatatatatatatatatatatatatgtttagaaATGAATATTATATAGTAAATGATAGGTTGTATTTGTAGGCTATAGTAGAGGGTAAATATAGTTAAGAGGGAGTTTGGAAAAGAGAAAGGAGTAAGTTTATTATATGGAAGTTACCTAACAAGGGTCTGTTTGAATGTTCAGCAACAATTTTCAACTCACACTACTGGTGGCTCTTAAGATATCTAGTTCAATTATGCAACTCATAATTCAATAGTCAATCAAATGAAATGAATAGACAAAAGACATATCATAGTAAAATTACTACacataaaattaaagcattctaaataatagaaatatatatatatatatatatatatatatatatatatatatatatatatcatatgcaTTCAAAATGAGATGGAAAAAAAGCTTTAAATCCATCTTAATCATCTAACATATTCATTACTTTCTAAAGGTTAATTAAGCCAAGTAGAAAGcatagaaaacaagttaaacaACTTTGGATGAGCTAAGcaacaaaaatactaaaataaaatggaaacaaaCCTGACTTGTTCTTGGATAATTGATGAAAGGAAGAAAGCTTGCTACAAAACGTTGAAGGACATAAATTATTTGCAAGCTGAAATATTGAAGGATGGGTTATTTTCATGATAAGCAAAGATGAGGAAAAAGGTTGAAAGTAactgtggacctcgcatttcggctcatgcgtttcccactcgatggcgagctcgatttcgatttggaaaatgatttttattgattaaaaatgacttggagtcgccacttatttttgttttattttttaaaagggtaaacaaaataagaaagaaaaaccctaagcgtgactccttatttcggaaaaggtggcctgtgaaaaaccggatcgggctcgggggtcaggttacttatcgggaaggtacggtaaaagaccatagcacccctctaagtccctaaagtcgggtctctactaatacaatgaaactgacgtggcaatcagcgagaaagtcaatggatacccacctaaatcatgcacaatatgagaatcGAAACACGCAATAGAGATTGACTAGAATGGGAGTGGTTGCGTACCTCGGCCAtgagccacaatgcgctatcaagaaacgggATTAgtgcaaaattaatgaatacaaaatatagctcatgcatatcgggaTACAAACGGAActcaagcaaaatacattaAGCACGACGATTTACGATCAACAAGGATCAAAcctggggcccccaccaaagcccaatttttcattcatgagCTAGTCTCACAAATCCCGTGTTTTGGAATTATGGAGAATTCCTTATTGCTTgtcagaagattatttaggaactgaaaggggattaaaactattcgagtgaaaaaCGGATCCCgggagtttatttgaagattagagtatttggaattaaatttaaaatattagagcctcggtaattaaaatgaaatttgccaaagaaaatgagaaatgaactttaggaaattaaactagacagatatagattttgaaagttgaatttgtaataataataataataaggaatgaactttaggaaattgaactacgacaatatagatttttaataataataagaagaaatgaactttaagaaattaaacggctagagtatagatttttaataataataataataataataataacaataaatgataataataatatggataaacgaaagggattaaaaagggctttggaattataagggcctaaggtgataacaataacgataataataataaggataattacaataacaataaggttttgaagtaataataataataataatgataacaagattttgaaagtcgaattaatgataacaataataataatgagattttaaaagttaaattaataataataacaataaggttttgagggtttgaattaataataacgataataataataataataataataataatgagattttgaaagtggaattaataataataataataataataataataataataataagattaatgataagattttaaaaggttggattaataataaaaataagaataagattttgaaagtggaattaataataataataataataataagattaatgataagattttaaaaggttggattaataataaaaataagaataagattttgaaagtggaattaataataataataataataatattaatgataagattttaacaggttggattaataataaaaacgagaataagattttgaaagtggaattaataataataataataataagatttggagagtttgaaatataataataataataggattttgaaagttttggattaataataataataatgataaggttTTGAGTgtttaaattaatgataatgatgataataataataataataataatatccgttaataataataataataataataataataataataattaataatgatgatatccgttaataataatagtaataatgataatgtccgctaataataataataataacaataataataataataatccgttaataataataatgataataataacaatagtaataatgataacaataataataataataataataataatgtgaaaaggggttaataataataggctTTGGAGTTTAAAGGGTTTAGGATATGGGCTTTAGGGATTTGAAAAGGGGTTAGGGGTTGGCAATGGGCTTAGGGGGCTTTTGAAAGGGGTTTTAGGATCTGGGCATTTGAGATGGGCTTTGAAAAGAGGTTAAAGGGGTTTAGGACCTGGGCCTTTAGGGATGAACCTTGGGCTTTGAAAAGGGACTTTGGAGAGGGGTTAATAATGATAGGCTTTTAGGCTTTTAAAAGGAGTTAAAGGGTTTAGGGTTGGGTTGGACTTGGGCTTAGGAATTAGAAGTGGGCTtagcttataataataataataatactggtaataatagtaataataataataatagtagttaataataataataataataatagtaataatagtcaataataatgataattgaaataataataataataatagctaataataacaataattaataataatagtaattaataataataataataataataataataatagttaataataataataataataataataataataataataatagtaataatagctagtaataataataattgaaataataataataataatagctaataataacaataattaataataataataattaataataataacaattgaaataataataataataatagttaataataataataataatagtaataatagttaataataataataataataatagtaataatagtgataagattttgaaataatgataataataataataaggttttaaaagtcgaattaatattaataataataatagtaggcCTTGGGCTTCAAAAATGGcttccaataataataacatggaTTTCAAAAAAATGGGCCTGGAAGGGAATAAACAAAAGGGAAATGGGCCTTGGACTTTGGAAATGAGCTAAAGGGTTAGAAATGGGCCTTGGGCTCCATCTTCTTCCTAGCTCCCCCCATGTATGGCTACTACATCTGCAGCCACCTCCTCGCGACGGCAGCAGCGGCGATGCcagccagcaccagcaccagccAGCACCAGCACTAGCCAGCACCAGCCAGCAGCCAGCAGTCAGCACcagccagcaccagcaccagccAGTACCAGCCAGCAGCCAGCACcagccagcaccagcaccagccAGCTTCGAAAAATTTTCGGAATCCTCTTAAGCGCCAGAAAAACTCGTTTATCTTTTCTTCTCTGTTTCGGACCGTTCCCGAAAAGTTTCTCTGCCAGTTTTTCTACCGCTCCTCAagttttcattcaaattttcttgaaatcaaGTGTCATTAAACCCAAACAAACAAATGGATCCCCCAATCCACACCAAAATGACAAACTGATGCCCACAAAGACAACTAAAAATGGAAATCCAACcatataacaaaaaatgagaaactaACAAGCTGTAGGAGTTGTACCTGGGAAGCTCTCCTCAAGCCAATAGTTGCTCTTCTCCCACCATCTtcgttttttcctttctttccttccccTCCTCTCCGAAAAGCTCCCCCCAGATCCCTCCtttctttcctctgttttgtCTTCCTCAGCAAGCCATCCTCCCTGCTGCTCACGTCCCATCTGGTGCCCTCAAAAGCAGCCCCCATTTCTTGGGTGGTCAGAAAATATCCATGATGGAAAAAGGCTAGCTCTGTccttaggggggggggggggggggggggtctacAGTAACAAAATTGGTTATGGGAATGTATAATGAAAATAGAAGGACTACATCTTCAATACCTAACAATATGCCTAACTACATtccataattttgaattaatttgtattttaagCCTTGGTTtgataatatttgatattttgctTTGAGACTAATTACTTTTATGCTTATTTGCACACATCAAGCAAAGCATAAGGTCTATTTGGGATGGTGTTTTAAATCTACATTTAACAGTAGAAAAAGTTAAGTAGTTATGTTGTTGCGGGATtggattttatattttcaaattatattttaaaaacacttttattaaaaataaaaaagggataaTTTTCACATTTCATTTAAGGAAAAGCATGGGTCTCTCCCTTTTTTAAAATGTGGGTAAATCATATTTGGATGTTTGAAACCAAGATTAAGAGTTCTATTCAAACACTTTGAAAAATTACATTTGACCTTCTAAACAAGGTTTACAATAATTGGCCATGTTTTGGTATATAAACCATACATATAATATTTCAGAAAACAATAAGGCATAATGgctatatattattattttacaccAAACTAAACCTACAAAAAATGCATGGATGATTTAAAGTCAGAGGAATGATATTCAATATGTCTTAAGGTAAACCCCAAAGCAACCACAAATTTATAGGATTgaaatatattagtttaaagaatatCCAAAATCAATGATAAATGCTTATAAAGACAATTGATTTTGTATTGATGAAAAAGGTACGTGAAcataaaaatatgagaattttacACCAAAGAAGCTCAAAAAATAATCTAGATTCTCTACAATTTATAAgctttccaaaaagaaaaaggctcAATTAAGTCAATTTAGGAAAAATGCATGGGTATTACCAAGTTTGTGAATAATTTTTCCTAATAATTTCCAACATAAACTctcttttttaagaattttttaattggtaaagtaattttataaataaaagtttattttttaaagtttctaACTTTAATCAAAAACCAAATTACAACATGAATTTCATGAAACTTATATAACCCAAGATTGCCTAGCAAGTATTTGAATGAACTTCCCAATGTTATAGGTTACTAAGGCATTGTTTggcaattgtttttaaaaacaattttttgtttttcaaaatttttttaaaggaaaaaacacttaataatcaaaaaaacaaaaaacacaatcttttatttgtattcatttattcacttgttttatgagagctgtttaaaataaaaaaaaaaattatataaatatggaaaatgattaaaagtaaaatattatatataaaatttatttttaaaatatatttaaaaacatagaaaacaagttattcgggttttcaaacaaacttttctaaaaacattagagaataatttttaaacattattctcaaaatctatttttaaaaacacttcctaaacaaaatctaaattttaGCTTCTTGatttatataacataaatataaattaatctaacaagctatttttgttgtttctttttttaagatCTTATTTATTTcgtaagaaaattataaaaacttttttactccaataaatttattattaaaaatatactttcaaaactataaacaattGGTAGAGTAAAGTTGGATAATTATAATAACTATTAAGTGTACCAATATGTTCAAAGAAATAGAAGTTTTTGAGAAAGTTAGGATATATGTTTGACTTtggaaagtattaaagaaagaaaaaaaaagttcagaaaaattttcttatatttagtttcactagtgaaaatataaaagaaaatcaaatataataaatattaattaaatatttatacgtttttaaattatttaatttttacatagaataggaaaaataagtcaaataagatagaagtaatatataaaaataatttaataatttttaattagtttttaatttttctttcactttttcttttttttctactcttctctttttttttttttttttttctttaaattttctaagaaccaaacatatctTTAAAGTTTTTGGAAATGAAAGGTTCCTAGAATGATAGCTTACAAAATCATCACaaaattttggtaaaaatattatgttttcattaaaaactcGAGATAATGGGACAAATATACTGGGTTTTAGCTCTTGtccttttggaaaaaaaaaaaaatcttcaattttgaCATTCAAACTATTTGGACCTTTGAAAGTTTGATAGAGAGTGaacaggaaaagaaataaagaagaaaaaattaaaataaaagaatgaaaatagaaaaatagaaaatcgatataaattaaaaaagttttctCGCATACTTGtctaattttgttcttttttttctgtctaatatgaagaatttaaaatctttttaaataatttttattatatttatttttgtatattttttaaaggtaAACCAAAAATGAGAAAGTGGAATTTCTtcctactattttcttttttactagTGTTGTTTGCATCATCTATATagattctaaaatatttattgaaatattgcAAAACTAATGAAAGTgattaaatttatcatttaatatattcaaataatacCTTAAAACATTTACTATGTTGTGAGTCTTGTGACTTGTATGTATGGTAACATGATGTATTTAAGACCGGAGCCAAACTTAGATTGATGTATTTATAAAGCCCCAAAGAAACAAAAGACTAAGGTTCCATTTGaggtgattctcttaaaaaaaaaaacactttaagttTATAACATTTCTATTGGTTGCATCtctatcaaaaatatttttattttgaatataaagcaaaagaaaaaatattttgaaactatttttaataatattaaaatatataattaaaaaatgattcttccaaaaagaatattttgaaagtCTATTTgacaatacttttaaaaaataattctagcataaaaaatgttctaaaagaaaaatcatgtaTTTGATAAGATTTATAAAGCACTTTTAAAGacttgaaaaatcatttgtaatatttgttaaaaatatacttgataggtaaaaaaaatactCTAAATGTTATCGATGAGTCACTTTAAGTGATTTCTaaacttttaaaatgtttttaaaaactttaatgaTCACCTAATTTCCCCCCCACCCCAATTCATAGCCTTCCAACTTTCCCCCAACCTTTTTGACCAATTTGACTATACCTAAAAATTTGAATTCTGATGATTTTCTAGACAAGTTGGAATCTACTAGGTCTAAATTTGATGATAAGGTATACAATTACTCCAACGAGCCATTTAGTTGATTGATGCcaatgttataaattttggCTATGTTTGTTTCCCGAAAAATACtagacaaggaaaaaaaatattaaaggaaaatagttttttcatatttgatttcacaaaaaaaaaaaaaaaatcaaatataattaagattaattaaaaatttatatatttttaaatcatttaatctcGCTATAATAGagagtgaaataaataaaatgaatttgaagaaaagtaaaaagatgatttattaaatttaaacttattttttttctttcctcttactttttctttccattttctttactttgcatttttcctcaaattttctagaaaccaaacatagtctgaCAGTCAAAATATTCCACATTAATTAATTGTTCCATCATATTTAACTAAACATAGGgttgaataattaattaatagacaCCGTTGCACTTAATTATGTGCAAGCtactcataaaaataaataaaataaaataaaaggaagaagaagtgAATTACATATGGTGGGAGCTAATAAGATATGCATTCAAatttagagagaaagaaagcaGCTTTATATCCATTATAGTTgtagataatattcaataattCCTAAAGGTTAAACTCAAACAAAAACATACCATACAATTTAAACAATTAAGAAAGAACATTTAAAGCAACAAATATAGTGATTAAATGACAATAAATCTGACCTCAAGTTGATAAATGGAAGGAAATAAGCTTGAGGTGAAGTATTGAAGGAGTCGAATTGTCTGTTTCCTGCAATATTAAAGAATGGGTTATATGCATATAAGAAGAGATAGGGAACAAAGGTTGAAAATCATGCAGCTACGTATACAAGGCCACTGCATATTCTATACATGAGATTATGCCTAGCTATAGTTTATAGGTTGTACTAATTTGCATGCATTTTAAGACTtggttgaaaatttgaaaatttgctATCAGATTAGTTGCTTAAATGCTTATATGtatgaataaaatcaaacaaaacaaataacaatCTAATGAAAATAATACGATGATACCGTGGTTATTATTTTAGaccaaatcaaaccaaaccTTTAAGAGAGTGCAAAACGCATGGATGATTCAAACTCAAGAACAACATTCAATGATTTTTAAAGGCCAGCCCCAAATCAAATGCATATAGTACAAATTAATCGAACTTGATGGAAGTTATAAACCAAAAAtgatatagaa
This window contains:
- the LOC117909035 gene encoding disease resistance protein SUMM2-like, which produces MEYVEAVLTSIGLLKDMWPSISKCFNYHKILDKNCKTLKEKMERLKSREQDVKIELQNAQYQRKKEKKEVENWLKEVQNMKDDLERMEQEVGKGRIFSRLGFLRQSEEHIEKIDELLERGRFPEGILIDVLRDEGRALLTTQLIGETTTKRNLEKIWTCLEKDEIQSIGVWGMGGIGKTTIVTHIHNLLLEKKDTFGLVYWVTVSKDSSIRKLQDVIAEKINLDLSKEEDERLRSALLFEALQKEKKFVLIFDDVWEVYPPREVGIPIGVDGGKLIITTRSREVCLKMGCKEIIKVEPLYEEEAWELFNKTLERYNALSQKEEKIAKDIVKECAGLPLAIVTTARSMSVAYDIAEWRNALNELREHVKGHTINMENDVFKILEFSYNCLNDEKIQECLLYCALFPEDYKIRRVLLIRYWIVEGLVEEMGSRQAERDRGHAILNKLENVCLLEKCENGKCVKMHDVIRDMAINITRKNSRFMVKTGRNLEDLPSEIEWSNNVERVSLMDSHLSTLIFVPNCPKLSTFFL